The genomic DNA TGCTTGCACTGTTGCAATCTGCCTGTCAGTGGAATGAGCAAAGGTTACGTGCGAGTAACGCTTCGTTAGGTGCTTTTAAAACCACATGACAGCAGCACATCAAAGTGATGTGACTGTTTGTGAAAAATAATCATTTTTGTGGTTAATCGGTTGGCCGGCCCGAAACTTGCTGGAAGTCACTTGGAGCGCCGTTATAACGGTGTTTTTGTCAATTAATTACGGGGAGATGTTACTTGGAGCTGGTCGACTTTGTTAAGTGTGTTTACAATTAGGTTTATCTGTTTTAAAATAAACTTAATTGTAAACGGGTACATACGCTGTTTATACATAATGTGTACCCTAAAACTTACCTAATCAGTTAATGTTCATCATTGCGCAAAGTGGATGACACCTACTGGGGCGGTATTAAATGTAGGGTAAAGGGGTATGCGGTTATGAAGAAATCAGTTACGACTAAAGAACACTACAAGATGTATAAAAAAGGTAAAATTTGGCTGTTCGCTGGCTTAGCAACGTTAACCTGGCAGGTTGGTATTGTTGCCCAGGCCGATACAGTTGAAGGGACAAGTACCAATGATGCGAGTAGCACGAGTACTACTGATCAAAGTCATGTGACCGCGTCCAGTGTGACCTTAGGGAGTAGTCGTGCGGCCAGTAGCAGTGCGACTGCCACTGAGAAAACCAATGCGAGCGCAACAACGACGGTGGCTGCTAGCGATGCCGCCGCTAAAGCAAGCCAAGCCAGCAGTACGACAACCTCAAGTTCGACGGTCGCCACGACTGAATCAACTGGTGCAACAGCTGCGACGAGCGCGGCCGCCAGTTCTGCGACTGCCACAGTGACCGCCAGTGCCGTGGTGACGAGCGCCAGTTCAGACGAAGCCACTCGTGTTGGCGCGGCCAGCAGTGCTGCGACTTCGACGGGGACGACAGCAACGTTATCAACGACTAGTGCGGCCAGCTCAGAAGCCGGTGCGGCTGGGAGTAGTGCCGTGACCAGTTCTGCTGACTCGAAGGCGACGGCTTCCGTGGCGACTAGTGCCAAGATAATGGCTTTGGATGCAACCGTCAGTACGTCGGATACCACCAGTGCTGCCAAGGACTATGCCGGCTATCATGCGAGTACCAATGTCAGTAGCGGTATTTTTGGGACTAGTGAATGGTGGGTCGATGAAGATGAAGTCTTACATATCGGGGGCGGGACTTTAGCTTCTACTGAGGCCTACATGACACAATCAGATACTATCAACGGTATAGCATATACTATTGGAAGTTTGAATACAAATACAATCACAGTCCCATGGTTTAAAGAATTTGTAACAAATTCGGATGGTGACGTTCCAATTACTAAGGTCGTGCTTGAAGATAAGGTAATAGCTGCAAGCGATGCGTCTGGTCTATTTGCTGGATTGGTAAATGTTACGAGTATAGAAGGTCTCGAAAATTTAGATACCTCGAATGTCGTTTACATGGCCGGGATGTTTGAACAAACAATGCATTTAACGTCTTTGAATCTATCAAATTTTAACACGAGCAAGGTTGTTGATATGACTGGAATGTTTTTTGGAATGGGTTTTCAAAGCGAGACGAGTTTTGAGCTGGATGTATCAAGCTTTAATACGAGCAATGTCACTAATATGGCTACAATGTTTGCCTATTCAAAAGTTTCGAGGTTAGACTTATCAAATTTTGATACGAGTCATGTCACTAATATGATGCAAATGTTTGCATTAGATGCGGATTTGACTCAGTTGAATGTGTCAAGTTTCGATACGAGTCATGTTCAACTTATGATGGCAATGTTTGGATTTTGCTCATCATTGACTAGTTTGAACGTTACGAACTTTGATACGTCTCAAGTTGTATTGATGCAGCAAATGTTTGAGAACTGTTCATCGTTAACTAGTTTAGATCTTTCAAGCTTTGATATGAGTAATGCTGCCGATACAACTGACGTATCTGATATTTATAACGGTCTTTATCTGATGCTGTACGAGGATAACGCCTTGAAGCAGTTAACCTTGAATAAAAGTTCAAAGTTAACTGTGCCTAGCGGGGCTGGTGTGCAGATTTCCGCAGGCTTACTGGATATTACCGCAAACGATGTCTATACCGGAAAATGGGAGCAACGTGATGCAGCAACTAACCAAAAAACGGGTAAGGCTTATACGACCAATGAATTAAATGATTTATACACATCTGCAACTACTGTCGATGCGACTTATACCTACGTTTGGCAAACCTGGATTGATACGCAAGCTACCACGCTCATTGCCGGGCCAACCACGACTTGGCATGCTAGTGACAATTTTATTAGTGCGATTAATCCTGAAGAAGTCAGTGTTGCGCTTGGTACGGGGACCGATGATGTGACTTACGCGATTGCGGATGCGGATGGTCAAGTGTATGCCGCTATGCCGACAACTACGCCAGGCACCTATACCGTGACGTATTCATTCGTGGATAATGGCACCACTTATGACAATACGGCGACCGTGACAATTGTGGCTTCACAGGCTGCATTAACGACGGCAGATAGTACGTTGGTGGCGACGACTGATCCTGCTGCGAAGTGGACGCCCAGTGATAATGTGACTGGAATTTTGGACAATACTGGTCAAACGATTGACTTTGCCGATGCTGACATTACGGTTAGCGGTGCTGATGGGATCAATCTTAGTCAGGCGGGAACTTATCCGGTGACATATACGTACACCGATGCTAGCGGTAATCAGGATACACAAGTCGCCACCATTACCGTCACGGCCAATAATTCCACCATCAATGCCAGTGTCAGTACCGTCATTGCTGGACCAAGTGTGATCTGGACGGCTGGCGATAACTTAGCTGGCGCCGTTGATACGACTGGTGATGAAGCAACTGCGACAACTAGTGATACGGTTGATGCTCAAACACCTGGTACTTACCAAGTGACGTATACGTTCACCGATAGTACCGGTAGCCTGATTAGCAAAACGGTGACCGTAACGGTTGTCGCTAGTGCGGCTGAGCTAGCGGTTAAGGATAGTACGTTCGTTGCGACGACGAATCCCGCTGCGAAGTGGACGGCGAGTGATAACGTGACCGCAATTCTGGACAATGCGGGTCAGCGCGTGAGTTACGTGGATGCTAATATTACGGTTGCTGGTGCCGATAAGGTTGACTTGCGCCAAGCAGGCACGTATCACGTGACGTACACGTATACCGACGCTAGCGGTAATGAAAAGACGGCCACTGCCACAATTACGGTAACGGCCAATCAGTCGATTATTGATGCTAACGACAGTACGGTGATTGCTGGACCAGCGACAACTTGGACGGCGAGTGACAACTTGATTGGTGCCACCGATACTAATGGGACTAAGGTCAGTGCGACAACTAGCGATACGGTCGATCCTCAGAAACCAGGCACCTACAACGTGCGGTATACGTTTACGGATAGTACGGGTAGTGTCATTACTAAGACGGTCGTTGTTACAGTGAAGGCTAGTCAGGCTAGCGTTACAGCGACTGATAGTGTGATCAAGCGCGGGGCAACTTGGCAAGCGGCTGATAATCTGATTAGTGTGGTGGATGCACAAGGACACCCGCTGAGTTTGACTAGTGCTCACGTTACGACAACGGGAACGGTTGACTCAGCTACTCCTGGCACTTACCACGTGACGTATCACTATACTGATGTGGGCGGCAATGTCGTCACTGCCCAAGCCGCAGTTGTGGTGACCGGGGTGATATTGAAGGAAAATGCCAAAACGATTGTGACTACCAGCGCATGGCACCCAAATGACAGTATTGCGTCTGCGATTGGGACAACTGGTGCGGATGCCATTGATGCAGTTAATGTGGCGATAACGAATGCGGTGGGGGCGACTGTCACAAGTTATACGGCCCTCGGACAATACGACGTGGCTTATGAGTTAAATGGTCAAACGACGGTCCTAACATTAACAGTCGCTAGTGCTGCTAAAATAACGGCAAGTGACGGTGCGGTCATTCTCGGCAGTGATTGGTCGGCGAGTGACAACTTAGTCGCCGTTGTTGATGAGAATGGGCAAAATGTTGATTTGACCGATGCACGGATTACCACGATTGGGACTGTGGACACTACGACGCCTGGTTCTTATCACGTGTCGTATCAATATACGGACGCGGCCGGTAATGCAACAATTAGTAAGCCAATTACGGTTAATGTCACTGGCATAACGTTGAAAGATAGCAATAAAACGATGACGACGACCAATGACTGGACACCTGCAGAGAATATCCAAGCGGCAGTTGATGCAACGGGTGCCAATGTCATTGGCGACGTGACGTATACGGTCAGTGCGACTCGTGCGCGCAGTATTGCCGCACTTAATCACCCAGGTGAGTATACCGTCACGTACAGTTTTACGGACCAATTAGGCACCCATACGGCATCAATGGTGGTGACCGTCGTGAGTGCGGCGCAGGTCAATGTTAAAGATAGCACCATTGTCGTTGGTAATCAGTGGACGAGCGCGACTAATCTAACGCGAGTGCTTGATGAAAACGGTGCTCAAATCAGCTTGACGGATGCTCGGATTACCACTAGCGGGGTTGTCGATACGATGACCCCCGGACGATATCACGTCACGTACGCGTATACGGATGGGGCTGGTAATGTTGTTTCGGCAGTGGCCACTGTGACAGTGGTTGCAGATACGACTGACGATAACGATACGGATGGCACCAATACTAGTGGTTCCGACAGTAACGATGGCGATGGCGGTGCGAATACCGAGGACACTAGTAATAATGCGGGAACTGATACAAAAACTGACAATGCCGGTCGCACTGATGATGACAGTAAGGACACAGCTATCAAAGTTATTGGCACTGCGACTGACCGCGTCACCGACACTAATGACACTGATACTGTCACTAATTCGGATGAGGATACGACAGTGAACGTCGCGGCACGTCATCAATCGACTTCAGCAACGCTGAAGTACGCGGCTAAGACTACGGTGGCTGGTACGACAGTTAAGCAACCAATGTCTAATACGCAGCCCGTTGCTGCGGCGGCGTTGCCACAAACGGATGAGACCAACTCGACGAACACCTTGACCATGGCGGGAATGGTGACCTTAGCGTTAAGCGGTTTACTCGGATTATTTGGTTGGCGTAAACGGGACCGAAACGAACAATAGCCCGTTAGGTTCCTGTTCAGCTATCGCGGTTTGATGACCATTGCACCACAGTAATGGTATGTTCAAGTAACGATGCGTCACAAAAAATCCGGGGCATGCGGTTAGCAAGCATGCCCCGGATTTTTGGCGATGTGCCGCAAGTGCGACTTAAATAGCAGACCATTGAATGACAACTAAGCGCTGCTGATGAGGTGGGTATTCAAACCAAGTGAGAGCTGGGTGTGACTGTCAATGGCGGCAACTTCACCTGATAAAGAGCTGATATTTATTAACGAGTCCAAATGAAAAACGAGCGGTGATGCAATTTGGCATCACTGCTCGTTTTTAGGTTCGTTTCAGATCAATTATGCCGATCTAGTAACCGGTTGGTCAAGCTAATCAAGTCAGCCTTGGCAGGTTGATCAGGTAGCTTATTCAAAACTGATAGGGCATCTGCGGTGTACTTAGCAGCCAGCTGTTGGGCTTGTGTGACCCCACCGGCATCAATGACTAGACGCTGGACTTGCCGGCGTTGAGCGGGTGATATGGCACCCTGGAGCCGCATCAGCGGTAATAACTCGTGCTTAGCTTCTGTCTGTAAGGCGAAGATCAATGGCGATGTGTAGACCCCTTCCGCGACATCTTCTAAGATAGGCTTGCCCGTCTCCTGACTAGCTTCCTGATAGTCTAAAATATCGTCAAGAATTTGAAAGGCCATCCCAATGGCGATCCCGGCTTTACGAGCACGTTGGGCAAAGCGGGGACTTTGACCAGATTCGTACGCACCTAAAAAACAGCTCAGGGCAAATAGTTCGGCAGTTTTACCTTGAATCTGTTCAAGGTATTCGGCCATGGTGATGTTGATGCGATAGTGACGATCCTTTTGCTGCACTTCGCCGACCAGAATTTTTTCCATGTTTTCAGAGTTCAGTTGAATGCTCTTAAAACTACTTGAATAATGGGCCAGAATCTTGAATACAACCACGAATAAATAATCACCAGCATAAACGGCAGTGTCCTTACCGAAACGTTCCTGAATCGTGACGTGGTGGCGCCGTAAAGCGGCATCGTCAATAATATCGTCATGGATCAGGGTCGCAGTGTGTAGCGTTTCTAGTGACGCTGCTAAAGCAACCATTCGTTTGCGGTCAGTCGTGGTAAATTGTGAGAAGAGGAGGCAGTACGCTGGCCGTAAGAGCTTACCACCACCATGAATCATTTCCAAAATGGCATCATTGATGGCGGCGTCTTGAATATTAATATTAGTCGCCATCAATTGCATGACTTGTTGTAACTCCGGCTGTAGCGCCGGGTAATCATGCCAGATTGGATGTAATTGCGTTGCCGATTGCATAAAAGTTACTCCTTTTTTTGACCTGGGTGGTGTTCCCGATTGAATTTAAGGTAGCGTAAGATCGTGACGTGGGTAAATAGATAGTTAGCTGCAATCCCCAGCGCACTCCCCGCCGCTAGACCAATGATTGACAGCACGGGAAGGTACAGCATGACCGTCCAAGTCTGTGCAATGAGACTTGCGACTAATAATTGCCCAACGTTGTGCATGACACCCCCGGTAGCCGAGATGCCAATAATGCTAACGCGTTTGGGTCCCAACTGTTTGACTAGCAGCATGGCAAACAGGCTGAGAAAGGCGCCCCCAAAACTGTATAGAAAGGTGGATAGGGTTCCGCCGAGG from Lactiplantibacillus paraplantarum includes the following:
- a CDS encoding bacterial Ig-like domain-containing protein, which gives rise to MKKSVTTKEHYKMYKKGKIWLFAGLATLTWQVGIVAQADTVEGTSTNDASSTSTTDQSHVTASSVTLGSSRAASSSATATEKTNASATTTVAASDAAAKASQASSTTTSSSTVATTESTGATAATSAAASSATATVTASAVVTSASSDEATRVGAASSAATSTGTTATLSTTSAASSEAGAAGSSAVTSSADSKATASVATSAKIMALDATVSTSDTTSAAKDYAGYHASTNVSSGIFGTSEWWVDEDEVLHIGGGTLASTEAYMTQSDTINGIAYTIGSLNTNTITVPWFKEFVTNSDGDVPITKVVLEDKVIAASDASGLFAGLVNVTSIEGLENLDTSNVVYMAGMFEQTMHLTSLNLSNFNTSKVVDMTGMFFGMGFQSETSFELDVSSFNTSNVTNMATMFAYSKVSRLDLSNFDTSHVTNMMQMFALDADLTQLNVSSFDTSHVQLMMAMFGFCSSLTSLNVTNFDTSQVVLMQQMFENCSSLTSLDLSSFDMSNAADTTDVSDIYNGLYLMLYEDNALKQLTLNKSSKLTVPSGAGVQISAGLLDITANDVYTGKWEQRDAATNQKTGKAYTTNELNDLYTSATTVDATYTYVWQTWIDTQATTLIAGPTTTWHASDNFISAINPEEVSVALGTGTDDVTYAIADADGQVYAAMPTTTPGTYTVTYSFVDNGTTYDNTATVTIVASQAALTTADSTLVATTDPAAKWTPSDNVTGILDNTGQTIDFADADITVSGADGINLSQAGTYPVTYTYTDASGNQDTQVATITVTANNSTINASVSTVIAGPSVIWTAGDNLAGAVDTTGDEATATTSDTVDAQTPGTYQVTYTFTDSTGSLISKTVTVTVVASAAELAVKDSTFVATTNPAAKWTASDNVTAILDNAGQRVSYVDANITVAGADKVDLRQAGTYHVTYTYTDASGNEKTATATITVTANQSIIDANDSTVIAGPATTWTASDNLIGATDTNGTKVSATTSDTVDPQKPGTYNVRYTFTDSTGSVITKTVVVTVKASQASVTATDSVIKRGATWQAADNLISVVDAQGHPLSLTSAHVTTTGTVDSATPGTYHVTYHYTDVGGNVVTAQAAVVVTGVILKENAKTIVTTSAWHPNDSIASAIGTTGADAIDAVNVAITNAVGATVTSYTALGQYDVAYELNGQTTVLTLTVASAAKITASDGAVILGSDWSASDNLVAVVDENGQNVDLTDARITTIGTVDTTTPGSYHVSYQYTDAAGNATISKPITVNVTGITLKDSNKTMTTTNDWTPAENIQAAVDATGANVIGDVTYTVSATRARSIAALNHPGEYTVTYSFTDQLGTHTASMVVTVVSAAQVNVKDSTIVVGNQWTSATNLTRVLDENGAQISLTDARITTSGVVDTMTPGRYHVTYAYTDGAGNVVSAVATVTVVADTTDDNDTDGTNTSGSDSNDGDGGANTEDTSNNAGTDTKTDNAGRTDDDSKDTAIKVIGTATDRVTDTNDTDTVTNSDEDTTVNVAARHQSTSATLKYAAKTTVAGTTVKQPMSNTQPVAAAALPQTDETNSTNTLTMAGMVTLALSGLLGLFGWRKRDRNEQ
- a CDS encoding polyprenyl synthetase family protein, which encodes MQSATQLHPIWHDYPALQPELQQVMQLMATNINIQDAAINDAILEMIHGGGKLLRPAYCLLFSQFTTTDRKRMVALAASLETLHTATLIHDDIIDDAALRRHHVTIQERFGKDTAVYAGDYLFVVVFKILAHYSSSFKSIQLNSENMEKILVGEVQQKDRHYRINITMAEYLEQIQGKTAELFALSCFLGAYESGQSPRFAQRARKAGIAIGMAFQILDDILDYQEASQETGKPILEDVAEGVYTSPLIFALQTEAKHELLPLMRLQGAISPAQRRQVQRLVIDAGGVTQAQQLAAKYTADALSVLNKLPDQPAKADLISLTNRLLDRHN
- a CDS encoding Gx transporter family protein, yielding MNNSFERSNKTHRNIYIALLVAQGVIIGILERMIPFPFAFAPGAKLGLANLITIVAIYTLSLNDVITLTWLRLILTALLGGTLSTFLYSFGGAFLSLFAMLLVKQLGPKRVSIIGISATGGVMHNVGQLLVASLIAQTWTVMLYLPVLSIIGLAAGSALGIAANYLFTHVTILRYLKFNREHHPGQKKE